The Aneurinibacillus migulanus genome contains the following window.
TCAAGCTGATTCCTGTAAATGGTCAACAGAGACTCGTTACAGAATCGGGGGACCCTGTGATGGATAACAGTGCTAACCCGACGCCGATTGCTATTCCCATCGGAGCAACCGACTTCAAAGTCAAGTCGGACGGACAGATCACGTATCGACTAGGTGATGTAGAACAAACAGGACCGCGTATCGGCGTATATGGTATTCAGAATCCGAATATCCTAAACCATGCAGGGGAAAATTATTACCAGCTTTCACCCGGGCTTCCATTGAATCAATACGCACAGCTAAGCAATGCGGACGGTACAGCGATGCCGGAGGGCGTAGCCGTGCATCAGGGTGGACTTGAGATGTCCAACGTCGACTTGCGCAAAGAGATGACGAATCTTATTGAAGCACAGCGTGCGCTTCAATTTAACGCGCGTGCGCTGTCTTACAACGATCAGATGATGGACATCACCAATCGAATTTTTAGAGGTTGATAGAATGTCGGAACAACAAAAAACATCTTACCGGGCTGCATCATCTGCTGCAGTCGCACAAGAAGCACCCAGAAAGAAATCAGCCAGAAAGAAAGCAAAACGGAGAGCAGGTATGCCGTTGCTTTTGAAAATCATGCTTGTGCCGTTTCTTCTTGTCATTGCCCTGCTGGCAGGACTTATTACAGGCTACAGTATTATAGGGAGCGGCTCAGCCGTCGATGTCTTTGATTTAAATACGTGGAAACATATGTACGACCTCGTTTTTGGATAAAAGAGTATGTTTTCTTATGCTATAGAACATCGAGGCAAGATGGCAGGCGATTCGATTTTTACATCCAATCCCATGTCTCTTGCCTCTTATTTATTTTATGCATGGATGTATAATGGTAAGGCATTACTTTTTTGTGGTTATAGATGAAAACAGAAAGGATCGATGAGAGTGGAGAGAGATAAACAGCGGGAGCTGCTGCATATTCTGGAGGAGAACAGCCGACGTTCTGCAGAGACGATCGCGACAATGCTGGATACCACGGTAGAAGATGTCAAAGAAACAATCGCTAAACTGGAAAAAGAAAAAACGATTATTAAATATCCAGCGATTGTTAACTGGGAGAAAGTCCATACCAACGATCTCGTCACGGCAATGATCGACGTAAAAGTGACGCCGAAGCGTGAAGTAGGTTTTGATGATGTGGCGGAGCGTATCTATCGTTTCCCTGAAGTGCAGTCCGTCTATCTCATGTCAGGTGCATACGATTTATCTGTTGTCATCGAAGGAAAAACGATGCGTCAGGTTGCACAATTTGTATCTGAGAAATTGTCTGCGCTTGATTCCGTCATCTCGACGACCACACATTTTATCCTTAAGAAATATAAACATGACGGTGTCATTCTGGAACAGCCAGAAGATGATAAAAGGATGGTTGTTACGCCATGAGTATATCTCAAATTGCCAACAGCCGCCTGTCTCGTACGATTCAAGCCATTCCGCCGTCCGGTATTCGACGTTTTTTTGAATTGGCCTCATCCATGGAGGGGGTTATTTCCCTCGGGGTAGGGGAACCGGACTTTGTCACACCATGGAATACACGTGAAGCTGCAATCTCATCACTTGAACGCGGCTATACAGCATATACGTCCAATAGCGGGCTATATGAATTGCGCGAAGAAATCTGCAAATATCTCGATTCTTCGTTTCAGGTCTCCTACGATCCAGATAAAGAAGTAGTCGTGACGGTAGGGGCGAGCGAAGGAATCGATTTGGCACTGCGCGCGATTCTTGATCCTGGCGATGAGGTGCTCGTGGTAGAACCATGCTACGTATCATATGACCCGGTTGTCCGTCTGGCGGGGGGCGTCCCGGTTGCAGTGCAGACTACGCTCGAACAGCAGTTCAAGCTGACACCGGCACAGATTGAGGCGAAGATTACCGATCGGACGAAAGCGATTATTTTCTGCTTCCCGAATAATCCGACAGGCTCCATCATGACCAAGGAAGAACTGGCCGCACTCGCAGCAGTTTTTGCCCGGCATGATCTAGTTGTGATTTCTGATGAAATTTACGCGGAGTTGACGTATGACACGAATCATACCAGCCTTGCTTCACTTCCGGGCATGAAAGATCGTACGATTCTGTTGTCCGGTTTCTCGAAGGCATTTGCAATGACGGGTTGGCGTATTGGCTATGCAGCGGGACCGGAAGATATCATTCAGGCTATGGTGAAGATTCACCAGTATACGATGCTTTGCGCCCCGATTATGGGACAGATAGCGGCGCTTGAATCGCTTCGACACGGTATGGAAGCGAAAGAACGGATGGTAGAAAGCTACCGTCAGCGCCGTAATTATGTAGTGAAATCGTTTGAACAAATCGGTCTGTCCTGCCATAAGCCGGAAGGCGCGTTCTATGCATTTCCTTCCATTGCTTCGACGGGCATGCCAGCGGAAGAATTCGCCGAGAAGCTGATTCTCGAACAGAAAGTAGCGGTCGTTCCTGGGCATGTTTTCGGTGACGGAGGGGCGCAGCATATCCGCTGTTCTTATGCTACTTCATTAGAAAACCTTGAGATAGCCATTGACCGTATGGACGCGTTTTTGCGGGCGCAAAAATAGGGGGATTTAAAAGGACGTCCACTTGCTTATTTAAGGATTTTCCAGCTCCTACTTCGTCCCCCATATTTAAAAAAAGAGAGGCAGAAAATGCCTCTCTTTTTTTGTTCTAAAAAGACAAAAATCGAGAAAAAAACCGAAAAATCATGAAAAAAATGGATTTTTTTCGCCATTTCTCCCTCTAATTATCTGGGTGAAAACTCATAAGAATTTTATTGTCAAGGAAAAAAGTCGGAATTATGATGTCGGCTTTTTTGCTTTTTGTTTGAAAAAAGGCTCGAAGCATTGTCATGCAGGGAAAAAAAGACTTTTTTTGTCAGTGTAAATGAGAAGGCTTTTCATAGTTTTTTAATAAAATGATCATAAAAAAACAATGGAACGTTATTAAAAAAGAAAAAATGTAAACAGTAAAAAGAAAATTCTGAATTGTAAGCCGGTATGAAATAACCAAATAAAGCAAAGCAAAATACAATCTTTGTATCATTTTTCATTTCTGTGCCTTGGTATATAGTGTTGTACGTGAAGGACATCAACAGAAAACTTAAGAGAGGAATTGGAGGATGCCACAACAAGAGGAAACAATGAATGTACGAGAAGTTGTCACTACTCTTCGAAAGCGATTCTGGATGATTGTTCTCGTTACGCTGTTTTTTGTCGTAGCAAGTGCAGGGATTACATATCTGGTCATGACCCCAGTCTATCAGGCGAAATCGGAACTATTGGTGAACAAATCGCAAGAAGGGAATAAACCGGGAACGATCTCTCGCAATGATATCGAATCCAATCTTCAATTGATTGAAACATATAGCGTCGTAATGAAAAGTCCGCGCGTAATGGATAAAGTGGCGCAGAAGATGGGAGAACCGAACCGCACATCCGCTCTTACTGGACAAATTAATGTCTCGGCGGTCAAAGATTCGCAGGTAATCTCCATCGAAGCGAAAGACCCGGACAAGCAAAGGGCAGCCAAACTAGCCAATACTGTTGCGCAAACCTTTCAACAAGAGATTGTCACTATCATGAACGTAGACAACGTACAGATTCTTACTGAAGCGAAAGCGAATGCCATCAAAGCACCGGTACAACCGAAACCGGCCGTGAATCTGGCGATTGCGTTTGTGATTGGTCTTATCTTCTCAGTTGCATGCGCGTTCCTGCTTGAGTATTTGGACAATACGCTAAAGACCGAAGAAGATATCGAGAACCATCTGGGCTTGCCTGTTATCGGCTCGATTGCTGTGATTGAATCGGACGACAAAACGAGTGTGCATAGTCTGAAAGAAAGACAAACCCATGTAGCAGCGGCAGGTGAGAATTCATGAGTACAGTAAAGGCAGTAAACAAACGATACGAAAAGTTAATTACGCATTGGGATCCGAAGTCACCAGTTTCAGAAGCGTACCGAACACTTCGTACGAATATTCAGTTTGCGGGCATAGATGAAGAGGTTAAGACCATTCTGGTAACCAGTACCGCCCCAGAAGAGGGAAAATCTACGACATCCGCGAATCTCGCTGTCGTTATGGCGCAGGCGGGCAAACGTACGCTGTACATTGATGCAGATCTACGTAAACCGACTAGTCATAAAACGTTCTATCTTCCAAATCGTCACGGGTTAACCAATTATTTGGCAGGGCAGATTCCATTGGAGAGCACAGTACAGGAGACTGGGATTGAGAACCTGTGTGTTATGACTGCGGGGCCCATTCCACCTAATCCTGCGGAGCTTCTTGGCTCGAAGAAAATGAGAGCGGCGATGGAGGAGTTGCAAGAGCATTTCGAAGCGATCATTCTTGATACACCACCGACGCTTGCGGTAGCCGACTCTACTATTCTGGCAAGGCTTGTAGACGGCTGTATTCTCGTAGTCAATTCCGGTAAAACGAACCGTGATATGGCTAAGAGAGCGAAGCGACAACTAGAAAGTACGAACGCACGCCTACTCGGCGTCGTGCTGAACAATAAGAAGATGAAGAAAAACGACGATTACTATTACTATCAGAAGTAAGAGCGAGTAAAGGAGACAGTGAGGGGAGCGGGAATGAATGTAGACATTCACAATCATATTTTGTGGGGGCTTGATGACGGAGCTCAAAGTCCGGAAGAGACGCTGGCGCTGGCGCGTGACGCAGTACAGAACGGTATCACGCATGTCATCGCTACCCCGCACCATATGGACGGTAAATATGAGAATCCTGCATCTTCTATTATGCAACGAGTGGACGAAGCCAATCGCTTGCTTACAGAACATGAAGTGCCACTTACCATTCTTCCAGGGATGGAACTGCATCTCTACGGTGAAATTGTGCAGGACTTCCAGGCAGCGAAGCAGACGCTTCTAACACTGAACCATACCCAATCGTATGTACTGCTAGAACTGCCATATGATCACGTTCCGGCGTATACAGAGCGTCTCCTATTCGATTTGCAGATGGAAGGCTATATTCCGGTTATCGCTCATCCAGAACGAAACCATGCAATACGGGAGCGGCCATCGACTTTGTATCGCATGGTCGAGAGAGGCGTCCTCGCGCAAATAACGGCAGCGAGTGTTGCCGGGAAATTCAGCGACAAATATCAAGAAATTTCACGGAAACTTATCGAGCATAACTTAATCCATTTCATCGCTTCTGATGCGCATAATGTAACGCGTCGCGGATTCGCCCTGAAGGCGGCGTACGAATGGATTGATCACAAGCTTGGACAGCAGTATACGCGCTTTTTTCAGGAGAATGCATGCCGTCTGATTTCCGGACGGGATATTGCGGCCCCTTCCCCGCTTCCTTTTGAAAGAAAAAAGAAGCGTAAAAAATTCTTGGGACTGTTCTAATGCCTCTGCACATGAATGGTCAGGTAACTGCCTGCTGCACCTCTATCACTGCAGGCACTCGGCCATGCTGTGGGCATGAAACGCAAAACAGGGCAATGCCTTAGACGTTCGTCGTCAGGGGTATGGTGTGAGGTCGGGTTAAATGCCCAAAAATCACCCATTATATCTTACTATGAAAAATCTACTTTAAGTATATAAGCAAATTATCAAGATTACAACGAAGGAAGTGGCTCTATGTCTACTATTTCGTTTGCTATTGTCGGATGTGGACATATCGCAAACAAGCATATCGAGGCGATTCGGAATATTCCAAATGCAACTCTGGCAGCGGTATGCGATACCAATCCGGAACGACTAAAGGAATATGCGGACACGCATCATGTGCGCGGATATCTTTCACTTGAAGAAATGCTTGAGAAGGAAACCGAACTTGACGCGGTTTCTATCTGCACTCCGAGCGGATTGCATGCGCCGCTTGCGGTCCAGGCTGCACAGGCTAAAAAGCACGTTGTCGTAGAGAAGCCCATTGCGCTTACTCTCGAAGATGCAGACCGCATCATTCAGGCATGTAAGGACAACGGTGTTAAGTTGTCTGTCGTACATCCAAACCGGTTTCGCCCGGCCGTTATGGAATTGAAAAAATTCAAAGATCGGGGGCTATTCGGCAAGTTAAGTCATGTGAATGCGACGGTACGCTGGAATCGCAACCAGGCGTATTATGATCAGGCACCGTGGCGTGGTACGAAAGCGCTTGATGGGGGCGTGCTCATGAACCAGGCGATTCACAATTTGGATTTGATGTACTGGCTAACAGGACCCGTTGAAGAAGTACAAGCATACAACGCAACACGCTTGCGTGACATTGAAGCGGAAGACGTATCTGTTGCCGTTCTGAGGTTCAAAGACGGTACGCTTGGTATCATCGAGGCGGCGGCGACGATTTACCCGAAAAACTATGAAGAATCGCTTAGCATCTTCGGCGAAACGGGCACTGCCGTTATTTCCGGACGTACGGCTAACTGGATAAAGCATCTGATCTTTGAAGGCGTATCGGAAGAGGAGACGGCACGGGTCATTGAACAGGTAGAGCAAGATCCGTTCGGAACACCCGGGCATCAACATATCATCGCGGACATGGCCGATGCGATTCGGGAAGATAGAGAGCCGCTGGTTACAGGACAGGATGGCCGCAATGCACTGCAGCTCGTTCTGACCGTATACGAAGCGGCGGAAAAACATGCACCCGTCAAATGGGGCGAAAGCAAGGAATTAGTTAGCAGCCAACAGTGAGAGGAGAACAGAGACAATATGGAACAAACAATGCGTAAAGTATCTTTACTGGATTTGACTGCCCAGTATGAAGATATTAAACCTGAAATTAAACAAGCGGTAGATAACGTCCTAGAGAGCGGGAATTATATCATGGGCCCGTTCGTAAAAAGCTTTGAGCAAGCAATGGCTGAATATTGCGGCACAAAGTATGCGATCGGTGTTGCCAATGGTACGGATGCTCTACTTCTCACGCTCGATGCGCTTGGTGTTGGAGCTGGAGATGAAGTCATCACGACGCCGTTTACGTTCTTTGCTTCTGCGGAGGTCATCTCTCAACTGGGTGCCACACCGGTATTTGTTGACATCGATCCGGATACGTATAACATGGACCCGGCCAAGCTAGAAGCCGCTATCACGCCAAAAACGAAAGCGATTATGCCAGTTCATATTTTCGGCCAACCGGTAGATATGGACGAAATACTAGAGATTGCAAACAAACATAATGTATTTGTTGTCGAGGATGCATGTCAGGCTATTGGTTCGAGATATAAAGGCAAGCGCATCGGTTCGCTGGGTACAGCCGGTTGCTTTTCATTCTTTCCGACGAAGAATCTCGGCGGATATGGTGATGGCGGTATCGTAGTAACGAACGATGAAGAACTGGCTCGTAAAATTCAAATTTTGCGCGTCCACGGTAGCAATCCGAAATACTATCACTCCGTTATCGGCTACAATAGCCGTCTGGATGCACTGCAAGCAGCTATGCTACAGGTAAAGCTGAAGTACATCGATCAATGGAATCAGCAGCGCCGCGACAAAGCCGCTATTTATAACGAAGCATTGAAAGATTTGTCGATTACACTGCCATATGTAAAGGAAAATCGTGAAGCCGTATTCCATCTGTATATCATCCAAACTAAATATCGTGATGAATTGATGGCTCACCTCAAAGAGCACGGTATTGCTTCCGGCGTGTACTATCCTGTTCCGCTACATAAGCAGGAGGTATACAGCGATCTCGAATACGAAGATGGAAGCCTCGCCGAATCGGAGAAGGCTTCGCTTGGGACAATGGCGCTGCCGCTCTATCCGGAACTGACAATGGACGATCAAGAATATGTTATCTCGGTTGTACGCGAATTTTTTGAAGCGAAGGGAGAGAGAGTATGACTCCATCAGTAGCAGTTGCTTCTTCACTAGCTGAAGAGCTTATCCAGAAGATCGAGCAAAAAACCGCGGTAATCGGTGTAGTTGGCCTCGGCTATGTGGGTCTGCCACTCGCGGTAGAAAAGGCGAAAGCCGGATACAACGTAATTGGCTTCGATGTTCAGTCAAGTAAAGTGGACATGGTCAATGAAGGCGTTAATTATATTGGAGACGTCGTTGATAATGACTTGCGTGAGATTGTACAGCAACAAAAGCTGCGCGCCACATCAGACTATTCGTTCATCAACGAAGTGGACGCGATCGCCATCTGCGTACCGACGCCACTGGACACGTACCAGCAGCCGGATACGAGTTATGTCGAATCCTCTGCACGTGAAATTGCCAAGTATTTGCATCCGGGCATGCTCGTTGTGCTTGAGAGCACAACATACCCGGGCACTACAGAAGAATTGCTCAAGCCGATTCTCGAAGAGTCCGGCCTTGTATGCGGGAAGGATTTCTTCCTTGCATACTCGCCGGAACGTGTCGACCCTGGCAACAAACACTACAACACGAAGAACACGCCGAAAGTCGTTGGGGGCGTAACGCCGAATTGCACGAAAGTAGCGGCGTCTATGTACCGTTCCGTACTTGAAGGGGATGTGCACGAAGTATCCAGCCCGGCGGTGGCGGAGCTGGAGAAGATTTATGAGAACACGTTCCGTCATATCAATATCGCGTTGGCGAATGAAATGGCGATTCTTTGCAATAAGATGGGCATTGACGTCTGGGAGATGATCGATGCAGCCAAAACAAAACCATACGGATTCATGGCGTTCTATCCGGGACCAGGGCTTGGCGGCCATTGCATTCCTATAGACCCGTTCTATCTGACCTGGAAAGCGCGTGAGTATAACTATCATACACGTTTGATTGAGCTTGCCGGTGAGATCAACAATAGCATGCCAGAGTTCGTCGCCGAGCGTGCGGCCAACCTGTTGAACAAGGAAGGCAAACCGTTGAAAGGCTCCACTGTATACTTGCTCGGCGTAGCGTATAAGAAAGATATTAACGATATTCGGGAATCACCAGTGCTCAATATCATTGATATCCTCGAAGAAAAGGGAGCGAACATCGTATACAGTGATCCGCATATTCCGTCATTTAAACGGCGCGGCAAAGAATACCATGCGGTCGGGCTAACGCAGGAAAGCTTGCAAAAGTCAGACCTTGTTATGGTAACGACCGACCATACCGCGTTCGATTATAGCTTAATTAGCCGGTTTGCGCCTGCCGTTCTTGATACGCGGAATGCACTCAAAACCGAAGCGAAGCCGAAGCTCTATGAAATTCTATAGGAAGTTGAGGGAGTACCATCAAGGGCACATGGACAAAACAGGCTGGGTGGGTCAAAATCATACTCGTTTGCCTTGCTGCGTTCTTCCTTTTCAGCACATTGTACTCCTGGTGGTACTCGCCTGGAGCTAACCGACAGGAGAAGGAGCTGTGGGAAGAAACAGTTACACCATATCTGGGCCGGACACTTGGTACAAGCCAGGAGATGTACGATGCGGGGCAAATGTTGATGGTTCCACTGCATGCGGCGTTCACGATGCACGAGAAAAGATGGCAGCAGGAATTCTCGGGTCATTTCGCCCGGGAGTTCGCCCGGCTTGAAGCGGAAAGCGGGAACGAGAAGATGGAAGACAGGCTGGGGAGACTGCAGTATTTATATCTTTCCAGCCGTTTTCTTGTTCTGGCTACGCAGTCGGGTAAGCGGGAGTTAATTCCGACGTACATGCCTTCCGTTCTGTATCGTGAAGTGGAAAGGCTATGGAAGCAAGCACCAGCCTGGCAATGGGGCCGTAAACCGTTTGAAGGCGGAATGAAAGAACGCGTCGTATGGAAGCTCTCTGAACCGAAGACGGATAAGCGCTATTATACGGCGATTATGGATGAAGAATTGTTTTTATTTGCTATTGCTGCTGACTTGCGCACATATGAACGGGAAACGTTTAACGGCAAGATTGAATCGCCGCTAATAACCGACGTACTGGCTACAGCGGATAAAGCTTTTCGTAAAGGCGTGAAATTCAGAGGAGACGGGCGCTGGGTATTCCAGCCTGGTATCTGGTCGGACCATCCGGATTATCTATATGCGGGACGACGGGAGAAAAAAGCGAACATGAAACCGGCTCCTGTGAAAGATATTGCCTGGGATACATCGCACAGCCACCGCTTTCCGCTCTGGCTGCTGAGCATGTCGCAGGCGCAGCAGAAAGACTCGACGAACCGTAGATTCTACGAGGCGCTGCGTAAGGGAATGGAAAAACAATTCTATGAGCAAGTGTTGATTCAGCCATCGCGTGATTTTCCAGCCTACCGAACGAAGAATTTCATCGATGGACGAAACGGCGTATATCGCTGGGGCTACCAAAGTCTTGGCACAGATAATGGCTACGGGCCATATGAGCTTTCCGGTACGCTATTGCTTGGCTGGTGGACATTCCTTGATTCAGAGAGAATACGCCACGTATACGATAAGATGTCGCAACAGTTTCCTAGTATCGCTAATGTGGCGGGCATCTACAATGAACCGGATACGCCACGCAAGCAGGCATCAACCCAGCAGCAAGTAAAGCTTCGCTCGCTGCTGATGGATTTATCGAGCGGAATGGAAGTGAAACTAAAAAACTAGCGAGAAGAGAGGAGTGAACAATAGTCCTTTGCTTGGAAATGTTGGAATCATGATGCGGGTAAAAAAGTTCTTTTCCGGGGGTTCGTTTATCCGCAATGTATTGGTATTAACAGGCGGAACCGCATTCGCCCAGCTGTTGGTGGTAGCGGTTTCTCCGCTGTTAACCCGGATGTATCGGCCCGAAGATTTCGGAACGCTGGCTGTATATGCTTCATTGCTTTCAGTTTTGGCAGTGATAGCATCATTACGTTATGAATTGGCCATTCTCCTACCAGATACAGAAGAAGACGCGGCGAACATAATGGTTCTATCACTGCTTACGCTGGTAGGAATGACCGCGCTGACCGGTATTCTTGTATGGGTGTTCGGAGATGCGCTTGTGCAGCAGGTCAATGCGCCTGCGTTAGGTCCGTATCTCTGGCTTTTACCCTGTAGTGTATTCGGTGTCGGGCTTTACCAAATTCTGAACTACTGGTCGGTGCGCAAGCGGGAATTTGGCCGTGTCGCCGCTACGAAGGTACGGCAGAGTACAGCCCAGGTGATCACGCAGATTGCCTGCGGTCTTATGGCCTGGCGTCCGCTAGGTCTTCTGCTGGGGGACGCCATCGGTCGCATTGGTGGAAGCGGAACACTGGCGCGCAGTGTATTCCGTACGGATCGCACAGCGCTTAAAGCCGTATCCGGCACCCGCATGAAACAGATGGCCGTACGCTATAAGCGTTTTCCGCTTCTGACCAGTTTTTCATCGTTGTTTAATAGTGCGGGCTTGCAGTTACCACCACTTCTGCTCGTTATGTTCTTCGGAACGCAGATCGGCGGATTCTATGCGCTCGTACAGCGGGTTGTTGGCGCACCGATGACGATGGTGGGCCAATCGGTCGCCCAGGTATTCTTCGGTGAATCGGCCCGGCTGGCACGGGAGAATCCGGTCGCGTTGAAAAAATTGTATTTCAAAGCGGCAAGCAAGCTGTTTTTGCTCGGCGGCGTTCCGATTGGTCTGCTGGCATTGGTCGCTCCATGGGCATTCGAATTGATTTTTGGTGATGAATGGGGAGAAGCGGGCATCTACATCCAGATTATGACGCTTGGCTTTATCGCGCAGTTCGTCGTCGTACCTCTATCACAGACATTAAACATGCTGGAGCGCCAGGGGATGCAGTTGGCCTGGGATATCTTCCGTTTTGTCATCATCATTGGAGGTCTGGTGCTGTCATCGGTATTGAAACTTCCGGCCAGAGAAGCGATTGTCATCTACGGTGCAGGCATGTTCGTCTGCTACGTGGTGCTATTCTTCCTGTCGGCACAAGCTGTCATCCAACATTCCAAAAAAGGAACACAACATGAACAACATCAAGGGTAGAATTCTCCTGCTTCTCGGCGCTCTTATTTATGGAGGGCTGTTGAGCTGGGTTTATATCGATTTAGTTTCTCCAGCCTTCGCGTACATGGGCTATGTTTATTATTCGCCTTCTTCATCCATGGTAATGCTGGCTTTTGCGGCTGCTGCTTTGCCTGCACTATGGATGCCGCTTGTAGTGAAACGTCCTTCGCAGGTAGTGTATTGGATACTGTATGTATTGGTCTACATTCCGGCTTCCATCATTCCTTTTTATACGTTGAGGATGGAGGACGGCAAAGTCGTAGCGTTTTCGCTGTCACTATTGGCCGTGTTCGCTATACTGGGCGCATCCACCCGCCTGCCGTATTTGCCGATTCGCCGCCTTGAATTGCCGCCGGTTTTGTTCTGGCTTGGCATTGCGCTCATTAGTGCGGTTTTCTATGGACTTATCGTCGCCACATACGGAGTCCGTTTTGACGTAGGTGCTCTATCGGATGTGTATGACGTGCGTGAGAAATATAAGGAGAGCGGCGGCGGTCTCGTATCCTACGCCATAGCCTGGCAGTCAGGCGTTATCAATCCGCTAATCATGGCGTACGGTCTGGTAACGAGGAAGCCAGGGCTGGTAGCGGCTGGCCTGTTTGGTCAGATGTTTATTTTCTCGATTACCGGACAGAAAAGTATTTTCTTCTCGCTGCTGCTCAATATCGTTCTCCTACTTCTACTGAACCGTAAGAAGAACGGATTTGGCATTAGCATGCTATACGGTGCTGCCATATTCACAGTATTGTGCGTACTCGTGGATGCATTCCTTGAAGATATGGTGCTCGTATCGTTGTTCGTACGTCGACTCATTCTGACACCGGGGCTTCTGACTGGTTATTACTACGAGTTTTTCACGAACAATCCACAGGTACATCTGGCCCACAGTATATTCAAAAGCTTT
Protein-coding sequences here:
- a CDS encoding nucleotide sugar dehydrogenase, which produces MTPSVAVASSLAEELIQKIEQKTAVIGVVGLGYVGLPLAVEKAKAGYNVIGFDVQSSKVDMVNEGVNYIGDVVDNDLREIVQQQKLRATSDYSFINEVDAIAICVPTPLDTYQQPDTSYVESSAREIAKYLHPGMLVVLESTTYPGTTEELLKPILEESGLVCGKDFFLAYSPERVDPGNKHYNTKNTPKVVGGVTPNCTKVAASMYRSVLEGDVHEVSSPAVAELEKIYENTFRHINIALANEMAILCNKMGIDVWEMIDAAKTKPYGFMAFYPGPGLGGHCIPIDPFYLTWKAREYNYHTRLIELAGEINNSMPEFVAERAANLLNKEGKPLKGSTVYLLGVAYKKDINDIRESPVLNIIDILEEKGANIVYSDPHIPSFKRRGKEYHAVGLTQESLQKSDLVMVTTDHTAFDYSLISRFAPAVLDTRNALKTEAKPKLYEIL
- a CDS encoding lipopolysaccharide biosynthesis protein gives rise to the protein MNNSPLLGNVGIMMRVKKFFSGGSFIRNVLVLTGGTAFAQLLVVAVSPLLTRMYRPEDFGTLAVYASLLSVLAVIASLRYELAILLPDTEEDAANIMVLSLLTLVGMTALTGILVWVFGDALVQQVNAPALGPYLWLLPCSVFGVGLYQILNYWSVRKREFGRVAATKVRQSTAQVITQIACGLMAWRPLGLLLGDAIGRIGGSGTLARSVFRTDRTALKAVSGTRMKQMAVRYKRFPLLTSFSSLFNSAGLQLPPLLLVMFFGTQIGGFYALVQRVVGAPMTMVGQSVAQVFFGESARLARENPVALKKLYFKAASKLFLLGGVPIGLLALVAPWAFELIFGDEWGEAGIYIQIMTLGFIAQFVVVPLSQTLNMLERQGMQLAWDIFRFVIIIGGLVLSSVLKLPAREAIVIYGAGMFVCYVVLFFLSAQAVIQHSKKGTQHEQHQG